The proteins below come from a single Poecilia reticulata strain Guanapo linkage group LG5, Guppy_female_1.0+MT, whole genome shotgun sequence genomic window:
- the plxnb1b gene encoding plexin-B1 isoform X2 yields the protein MLPGTACSASALMLHALRCLLLVAIFAQPFSSPSRGVAQGSVSSHSGLYPTFKWNNTIFEHLALHPDPSVGWVYIGARDQLFQLDPLLQLKLRNDTGPVIDSPECLPPVTETNCPQAKETSNHNKLLLVDPYSMELITCGSVNQGICQKRNLTSINVVLFSTDKPVDTQYVAANHPNVSTVGLVVRSHPDRQPVLFVGRGYTSSHPPISTRNLAQAPIFSYEETAKLAVAGRLSEYDHHFVASFAHRHHVYFFFYRRDLKSQSREYRTYVSRVCLDDQAYYSYVEVPLTCRSRAGKMYNLLQAVQLGFSKDGVKGQDSEILLGVFSTHLTSSSRPSEDSALCMFNLEDVDRRINSTRDLCYTQMGREGGAEAAYIEYEVKSNCANLPENTLDAYPCGSDHTPSPMASRIPVLVDTILDSPSARLTAVAVSMREGYTIAFLGDSKGKLHKVFLGPNGEVEEYSVVSIQKNTPISSDLVLDQEEEHLFIMTRDMLQKRPVAECQQHPDCHSCLLAHDPYCGWCVLEGRCVLRSQCGRGDRAGQWLWSFDIEQQCLSVQELNPFNISREESRMVSLSVPGLPVLEQGESYSCLFQDSRSPAAVTEAGVTCQSPDSSRIPMVPPGQDFITLTLSVRFGDVTVTARDFTFYDCMAVKQQSGSSPCRGCVLSKWGCNWCVHQHSCTHKAECEEGAIIYNQHGDEGPYISWGSSACPCVEKVQGSSLLPVQVERKITLLARNLHLYQDAELDYECVLVIEGQTVVVEAFVESDDMNPSSFYITCQLHKYSYSAAVEDYSAMVYVKRRNTFHVDTAPNLHVTLYNCSVGRSDCSRCHTADQRYGCVWCSGHTARCLYSDSCSEQVQQTCPAPVIHSIEPLSGLLEGGTLVTISGSNLGQKAEDIVHSVTVAEVPCAVLLDLYEVSSRIVCRTGSSGGEKDGTVSVTVSGGARRSSSQLFSYQDPSVTAVSPERGQKAGGTTLTISGRKLLTGLPSDLTITVGEVPCKIVSAVQNSIVQCVTGSSSEAGRFRVTLHYGSTPRHLHTPLYNYTHNPSISSAWPAKSFLDGGRLVSVSGHNLDVVQKPHMVVNIFSTTSVSESRRRRTAGPGRTPRKLQDPVCCIEPHCPIAQVLELCEVTNSSLILCRSPIANSSILDSSISVQFLLDSLCFNFSSVSSQAFTYQPNPVLKPLNQQEPQKAYRYNPGSFIQLEGDNLDLAITKEEVVVLIGEGVCAVKTLTRNHLYCEPPPQQPSCRKCEGSDNLPEFTVQMGHLNISLGKVQYDNLSSPTFPLEAQIGVGVGASIVALIVFMIVLIYRRKSKQALRDYKKVQIQLENLETSVRDRCKKEFTDLMTEMMDMSSDLVGSGIPFLDYRMYAERIFFPGHRESPLRRGLDMQECRRQTVEQGLIQLSNLLNSKLFLTKFIHTLESQRTFSPRDRAYVASLLTVALHGKLEYFTDILKTLLNDLVEQYVAKNPKLMLRRTETVVEKLLTNWMSICLYTFLRDSAGESLYMLFKAIKHQVDKGPVDAVTRKAKYTLNDNRLLREDVEYKTLTLNVLVQGGGVSETQPLPSKVLDCDTITQVKEKLLDQVYKSTSFSHRPHADSLDLEWRSGVAGHLILSDEDLTSVVQGSWKRLNTLQHYKVPDGATVALVPRHTKNIHHDNHDYIAGEKTPMLDDADEGGVKLWHLVKASEEPELPKHRRGSLRERERAKAIPEIYLTRLLSMKGTLQKFVDDLFTVILSTSRPVPLAVKYFFDLLDDQAGQHSITDPETIHIWKTNSLPLRFWINIIKNPQFIFDVQVSDHVDAVLSVIAQTFMDSCTIADHKLGRDSPINKLLYARDIPRYKQMVERYYADIRQTISASDQEMNSALAELSRNYSGELNYLVALHELYKYINKYYDQIITALEEDTTAQKMQLGYRLQQIAAAVENKVTDL from the exons ATGCTTCCTGGGACAGCGTGTTCTGCTTCAGCGTTAATGCTCCACGCTCTGCGGTGCCTCCTGCTTGTTGCCATCTTTGCTCAGCCATTTAGTTCACCATCCAGAGGTGTTGCACAGGGATCGGTGTCTTCCCACTCTGGCCTTTATCCCACTTTTAAATGGAACAACACGATATTCGAGCACCTGGCCCTGCATCCTGACCCCAGTGTAGGATGGGTCTACATTGGGGCTCGAGATCAGCTGTTCCAGCTAGATCCGTTACTTCAGCTTAAGCTCCGGAACGACACTGGACCCGTTATCGACAGCCCGGAGTGTTTGCCCCCTGTGACAGAGACCAACTGCCCTCAAGCAAAGGAAACCAGCAACCACAACAAGCTCCTGCTGGTTGACCCTTACTCTATGGAACTTATTACCTGTGGGAGTGTCAATCAAGGAATATGCCAGAAGCGTAACCTGACATCAATCAATGTAGTGCTTTTTTCCACAGACAAGCCAGTGGACACTCAGTATGTAGCAGCCAACCACCCCAATGTTAGCACTGTCGGGCTTGTGGTTCGCTCTCACCCTGACAGACAGCCGGTTCTGTTTGTGGGACGAGGTTATACCAGCAGCCATCCACCTATCTCCACCCGAAACCTAGCCCAAGCCCCCATCTTTTCCTACGAGGAGACCGCCAAGCTGGCCGTCGCCGGCCGCCTTTCAGAATATGATCACCACTTTGTGGCCTCGTTCGCCCACCGGCACCATGTgtacttcttcttctacaggcggGACCTGAAGTCACAGTCACGGGAGTACCGCACATATGTCTCGCGTGTATGTTTAGATGACCAGGCCTATTACTCGTATGTAGAGGTGCCGCTGACGTGTCGCTCCAGGGCTGGTAAAATGTACAACCTCCTGCAAGCTGTCCAGCTCGGATTCTCCAAGGACGGGGTTAAGGGTCAAGATTCAGAGATCCTTCTCGGAGTCTTCTCAACTCATCTGACCTCATCGTCTCGGCCAAGTGAGGACTCCGCTCTGTGCATGTTCAACCTTGAAGATGTGGACCGCAGAATTAACTCAACTAGAGACCTGTGCTACACACAAATGGGTAGAGAAGGAGGAGCGGAGGCGGCATACATTGAATATGAAGTCAAGTCCAACTGTGCCAACCTTCCAGAG AACACCCTGGATGCTTACCCCTGTGGCTCTGACCACACTCCTAGCCCCATGGCCAGCCGGATCCCGGTGCTAGTGGACACCATACTGGACAGCCCGTCTGCCCGGCTCACTGCTGTGGCTGTGAGCATGAGGGAGGGATATACCATCGCCTTCCTTGGAGACTCCAAGGGGAAACTCCACAAG GTTTTCCTGGGGCCAAACGGCGAGGTGGAGGAGTACTCTGTGGTCTCCATCCAGAAGAACACGCCTATTAGCTCGGacctggttctggaccaggAGGAGGAGCACCTCTTCATCATGACCCGCGACATG ctgcagaagagGCCGGTGGCTGAATGCCAGCAGCACCCAGACTGCCACTCCTGTCTGCTGGCCCATGACCCCTACTGCGGCTGGTGCGTCCTGGAGGGAAG GTGTGTGCTGAGGTCGCAGTGTGGTCGTGGGGACCGAGCCGGCCAGTGGCTGTGGAGCTTCGACATCGAGCAGCAGTGTCTGAGTGTTCAGGAGCTGAACCCATTCAACATCAGCCGGGAGGAGAGCAGGATG GTGTCCCTGTCCGTCCCAGGACTCCCCGTGTTGGAACAGGGCGAGTCGTACTCCTGCCTGTTCCAGGACAGCCGCAGTCCTGCCGCCGTCACCGAGGCTGGAGTCACCTGCCAATCTCCGGACTCCAGCAGAATACCCATGGTGCCTCCTGGACAGG ATTTCATCACTCTCACCTTGTCTGTCCGTTTCGGGGATGTCACGGTAACAGCCAGGGACTTCACCTTTTATGACTGCATGGCAGTGAAACAGCAGTCTGGGAGCTCTCC CTGCCGTGGATGCGTGCTGAGCAAATGGGGCTGTAACTGGTGCGTTCACCAGCACTCCTGTACCCACAAGGCCGAGTGCGAGGAGGGCGCCATTATCTACAACCAGCAT GGCGATGAGGGCCCCTACATCAGCTGGGGCTCCTCTGCATGTCCCTGTGTGGAAAAGGTCCAGGGCTCCTCCCTGCTGCCCGTCCAGGTGGAGAGGAAGATCACGCTACTGGCACGCAACCTCCACCTGTATCAG gatgCAGAGCTGGACTATGAGTGTGTGCTGGTTATCGAGGGTCAGACGGTGGTGGTGGAAGCCTTTGTGGAGTCTGACGACATGAATCCATCCAGCTTCTACATCACCTGTCAGCTACACAAG TACTCGTACTCTGCTGCGGTGGAGGACTACAGTGCCATGGTGTATGTGAAGAGGAGGAACACGTTTCATGTGGACACCGCTCCTAATCTACACG TGACCCTGTACAACTGCTCCGTGGGCCGGTCGGACTGCAGCCGCTGCCACACCGCTGACCAGCGATACGGCTGTGTGTGGTGCAGCGGCCACACCGCCAGATGCCTGTACTCAGACTCCTGCAGTGAACAAGTCCAGCAGACGTGTCCGGCTCCCGTCATCCACTCG ATTGAGCCGCTGTCTGGCCTGCTGGAGGGGGGCACCCTGGTGACCATTTCCGGGTCCAACCTGGGCCAGAAGGCTGAGGACATCGTCCACTCGGTGACGGTAGCCGAGGTGCCGTGTGCTGTCCTGCTGGACCTGTACGAGGTCTCCTCCAG GATAGTGTGCCGGACCGGCAGCAGTGGTGGCGAGAAGGACGGCACTGTGTCTGTGACGGTCAGTGGAGGGGCCCGGCGCAGCTCCAGTCAGCTCTTCAGCTACCAG GACCCGTCTGTCACTGCTGTCTCACCTGAAAGAGGTCAGAAGGCCGGAGGAACCACTCTGACCATCAGCGGCCGGAAGCTGCTGACAGGCCTGCCCTCTGACCTCACCATCACAGTGGGGGAGGTCCCCTGTAAAAT TGTGTCAGCGGTGCAGAACTCCATTGTTCAGTGTGTGACCGGCAGCAGCAGTGAGGCAGGAAGGTTCCGGGTTACCCTGCATTACGGCAGCACCCCCCGGCACCTCCACACCCCCCTGTACAACTACACCCACAACCCCAGCATCAGCAGCGCCTGGCCAGCCAAGAGCTTCCTGGA CGGTGGCCGCCTCGTCAGCGTGTCCGGCCACAACCTGGATGTGGTGCAGAAGCCACACATGGTGGTGAACATCTTCTCAACCACGTCCGTCAGCgagagcaggaggagaaggacAGCAGGGCCGGGGCGGACTCCCAGGAAGCTTCAGGACCCAGTGTGTTGTATAGAGCCACATTGCCCCATTGCACag GTCCTGGAGCTCTGTGAGGTGACCAACTCCTCCCTGATCCTCTGCCGCTCCCCCATCGCCAACTCCTCCATCTTGGATTCCAGCATCTCCGTCCAGTTCCTGCTGGACAGTCTGTGCTTTAACTTCAGCAGTGTGAGCTCCCAGGCCTTCACCTACCAGCCCAACCCGGTCCTGAAGCCTCTGAACCAACAGGAGCCGCAGAAGGCGTACCGTTACAACCCCGGCAGCTTCATCCAGCTGGAG GGGGACAACCTGGACCTTGCCATCACCAAAGAAGAAGTGGTTGTGCTGATAGGGGAGGGGGTGTGTGCTGTGAAGACCCTGACCAGAAACCATCTGTACTGCGAGCCGCCGCCTCAGCAGCCGAGCTGCAGGAAGTGTGAGGGTTCAGACAATCTTCCAGAATTCACT GTACAGATGGGCCACCTGAACATCTCTCTTGGTAAGGTTCAGTACGACAATCTCAGCTCGCCCACCTTCCCACTGGAGGCCCAGATCGGAGTGGGTGTTGGGGCGTCCATAGTCGCCCTCATTGTCTTCATGATTGTCCTCATCTACAG GAGGAAGAGTAAGCAGGCTCTCAGGGATTACAAGAAGGTCCAGATCCagctggagaacctggagaccAGCGTCAGGGACCGATGCAAGAAGGAGTTCACAG ACCTGATGACAGAGATGATGGACATGTCCAGCGACCTGGTGGGCTCAGGTATCCCTTTCCTCGACTACCGCATGTATGCAGAGCGCATTTTCTTCCCCGGCCACCGGGAGTCGCCCTTGAGGCGAGGCCTGGACATGCAGGAGTGTCGGCGGCAGACGGTGGAGCAGGGCCTGATCCAGCTGTCCAACCTGCTCAACAGCAAACTCTTCCTCACCAAG TTCATTCATACTCTGGAGAGCCAGCGGACCTTCTCCCCCAGAGACCGAGCCTATGTGGCCTCGCTGCTGACCGTGGCTCTTCATGGCAAGCTGGAGTATTTCACAGACATCCTCAAAACTCTTCTGAACGACCTGGTGGAGCAGTATGTGGCCAAGAACCCCAAACTCATGCTGCGAAG GACAGAGACGGTGGTGGAGAAACTGCTGACCAACTGGATGTCCATCTGTCTCTACACATTCCTAAGG gactCTGCTGGCGAGTCTCTGTACATGCTGTTCAAGGCCATAAAACACCAGGTAGATAAAGGGCCGGTGGATGCCGTAACTCGCAAGGCCAAGTACACGCTGAATGATAACCGTCTGCTGCGGGAAGACGTGGAGTACAAGACCCTG ACGCTGAACGTGTTGGTGCAGGGTGGAGGAGTGAGTGAGACCCAACCGCTGCCCTCCAAAGTGCTGGACTGTGATACCATCACCCAGGTGAAGGAAAAGCTCCTGGATCAGGTGTACAAGAGCACCTCCTTCTCCCATCGGCCACACGCTGACTCCCTGGACCTGG AGTGGAGGTCTGGCGTTGCAGGCCACCTCATCCTGTCGGACGAGGACCTGACATCTGTGGTACAGGGCAGCTGGAAGCGCCTCAACACTCTGCAGCACTACAAG GTCCCCGACGGTGCAACGGTGGCACTGGTGCCGCGACACACCAAAAACATTCACCATGACAACCATGATTACATCGCCGGAGAGA AGACTCCCATGCTGGATGATGCAGACGAGGGCGGCGTGAAGCTGTGGCACCTGGTGAAGGCCAGCGAGGAGCCAGAGCTTCCTAAACACCGCCGAGGGAGCTTAAGGGAGCGGGAGCGGGCCAAGGCCAtccctgagatctacctcaccCGCCTGCTCTCCATGAAg GGGACGTTACAGAAGTTTGTGGACGATCTGTTCACAGTGATCCTCAGCACCAGCCGTCCCGTCCCGCTAGCCGTCAAATATTTCTTTGACCTGCTGGACGACCAGGCGGGACAGCACAGCATCACCGATCCGGAGACCATCCACATATGGAAGACCAACAG CCTCCCTCTGCGTTTCTGGATCAACATCATTAAGAACCCTCAGTTCATCTTTGACGTCCAGGTGTCGGACCACGTGGACGCCGTCCTCTCGGTCATTGCTCAGACCTTCATGGACTCCTGCACTATTGCTGACCACAAGCTGGGGCGG GATTCTCCCATCAACAAGCTGCTGTATGCCAGAGACATTCCCCGCTACAAACAGATGGTGGAAAG GTACTACGCTGACATCAGGCAGACGATATCAGCCAGCGACCAGGAGATGAACTCGGCGCTGGCCGAGCTGTCCAGG AACTACTCCGGAGAGCTGAACTACCTGGTGGCACTGCACGAGCTCTACAAATACATCAACAAGTACTACGACCAG ATCATTACAGCTCTGGAGGAGGACACGACAGCCCAGAAGATGCAGCTGGGCTACCGGCTGCAGCAGATAGCTGCTGCTGTGGAAAACAAAGTCACCGACTTGTGA